Below is a genomic region from Treponema sp. OMZ 798.
AAAAATTTCGAGAAGCCTCTCCACTATATAATCTGCATTTATGTTTGCTTCAGTTTGATTTAATGCTTTAATAAAAATTCTTCCAAGAAATACAAGAGCAAACGGAGTTGCATACCATAGAGTACTTTGATGTTCAATGTTTATTGAAATTTCATCTAATGCTTTTTCTATTTTATCCGATTCCTGCATATTATCCAATACTTCAAAATATTGAGGAAACAGAGTTGCTCTTGCATAAGTTGTAGGAAGACGATTCCAAGGAACATCATCTATTTTTAAGTTGTGAATATAAGAATTATTTTTCATATTACAGATTATATTTTTCAATTAACTCCATCAACACATAGGCAGTGTCAATTTCTTCTGAAAGTAAATCGTCAAACTCTTCTTCAAGTTCATCCTGCATATCGCAAATCCATGATAAAAATTCTTTTGCTTTTTCATAGTTTTGATGAATAAAATAATATTCACCCAAAATACATTTTGCAGATACCACACTGGCAAGATCATCATCCATTTCGATAACCTTATTCAAAGTTTCCAAGGCTTCATCATACAATTTCTTGTTTAGTTGAAGCAATCCTTTTTTTAGGTATAATTCTCCGTTCATATTTATCTCCTGCTAAAATAAGCATCTTATGTCTATTCTATCATTTTTTATTGATTTTTGCAAGCTCTGTAATTATATTGTCAAGTGTTTTTGATACTAAATTAAAGCCGGCTTTTTTTGCGGCTGCCGGGGCTTTTTCTAATGCAAGTGATACGGCATCCTTTAAAGCTGCTGCATCTTTTAGTGAAATAAGACTTTCCTTTGCCGCGGTATTCTCCAAATAATCCGTAATAGTTCTATCGTCATTCAAAAGTGAAAAGCAATTGCAAATCATTATGCCGATATGAGAAAGTGTTATATAATCGTGTTTTTTCTGCATAAGTTCTATGATTATCGGCCAAACTTCGGAAGTTTTCTTTAAGTACCAAAGCAGACTTGCTGCGGCCTGTCTTACTGAAGCATCTTGGTGTACCAAAAATAATTCTCCGAGTTTGCAAGCTTTTATTTTGAATTCCATGTTTTCTTTTTTTTGGATAAAGGTTTCAGAATTTTTTACTAAATGAGCTGAATCAATATAACGCTCACAATACATTTTTATCAAAAATAAATATTCCCATAACAGCTTCGGATCTTTTTCGGATTGTATTACTTCAAACAGCTTTGTATAATTAGCAGCTTCTGAAAACCAATCCCTTATCGGATATGTATTTTTCGTGCCGACTTCCAAACAAGAGGCTTGTCTTAAAAACCTTATTCCTTTTGTTCTCATACTAATATCGTTGCTTTGAGCTTGCAGTAATGCTTCATCTAATGCTTCTTTTGAATATTTTATCATATTCTTTTTTATACCTCCACTAAACTTTTAAGAACAATTTCTTTAAATAGTTTGCAGTCAAAATTGCAGCCTGAGGCTTTAAGTTTTTTTTCGATCAGTTCTCCTAAGTTTATCAATAAATTTTCCATAATCAAAATAAATTTATTTTTTATCGGAAGAAGAGGTTCTAAATTCCAATAATTTTTGTCGATACAAAACTCCGCCGTATATTCTTTTTTTGTACTGGAATACCGGCTTACGCTAATGCCGGTTTTTTCACAATAAGAGGAAACATCTCCGCCGATATACACACTGATTTTTATCTTATTAAGACCTTCAAAAAAAGATTTTTCAAAATGTTCTTTTAAAGATTTTCTCATCTTTATTATCAATGAATGAATGATTTTTGCTCCGTCAACCTCAGCCGTAATTTCTCCGCCGATTGCAGCACTCAAAAAAAATTCCATATATTGCTCGATATCATTTTCTTTTATTTTTAAGTTTAAACACCACAGCAATAATCAAGACGCATACCCAAAGGCTCACTTCGGTTATACCTATCGTGATTAAGGCGCCTTTAACCTCAGCACCGCCGCTGCCCTTGCCGTAAACTAAATACCACCACAGTGCGGAAACGGCAATCGAAACGGACAAAACTATTGCAGAGGCAATTCTGCCTTTTTTTGTCATCAGTCCGTTAGGGTTTTCTTTCGTTGCAAATTTCTTTGTGCCTATTGTTACCAATAAAAACAATCCTAATAAAAAAGGAGTTGCTAAGACCGCCATTTCAGGCGTTATTCCTATTCCCATATTTTCCCACCTCGTTTTTATTTTATCATTTTTTACCACTCTTCAAAATTTTGTTCAATGAGATGCTCAAATGAACAGGCAATAACCCTCTTTTTTTCTATATCAAGGTCAAATAAAACAACGCTTCCGTCAGCTTCAATCGCTATCGGATTCCCTGAACCGTCATCTGCAATCACAAGACTTGTATTTATTTCAGGGAACAATTTTATATCATTAAATAATTTCCTGGCATAACGGGTTAATTCAATAATTGTTTCTTTGCCTATGGATTCTCCATTTTCAAAAGCGTGTATCGCCAAACCCGCATAAGCTCCTCCGAAAAGTTTTATAAATTCCTTATAGTCCTCATCGAGCTTTATATTAAGTTCTTGTTCGGCAGCGGTAATTTGCTCAATATCGGCAGGCTTTCCCCTTAGTGACGGGTGTCTATCGAAAAATATTTGCAGCCGTTTTATCAATTTTTGTTCCATACCTTACTCCATAGGCAATTCAAGATAATACTTTGTGAGCACTTTGAAAACACTGTCAAAAAAATAAAGAGAAAGAACAACAATTATAGGAATGATGATAAGCTCAATGTAATATAGTTTAACCGAAATTGTATTTTGTTGAAAAATTTTTATTTTTCTTGTGAGCCGGCCAATAGCTAAAAAAAGGTTTGTTATTATAAATGCTATTAAAAATCTATACCCTTCGATAACAACATCAAAAGAAAATCTAAGAGCTTTGGCACCAGGCCATTTGCTTGGAAAATAGTACCCGATGATATACACCGCAATATTCAGCGTGATGTAGTTCAAAAAAGTTTTAAAATATCTATTTTCAATTTTGGGAAATAAATCCGGAAGTCCGCCCCAAAGGGGGGCCGAATCATTATATCTTCTTTGTTTTATCAACATGAAAAACCGCGTAATCAGCAGTATATCGGCTGTAAAAACTAAGAGAGTAAAAATTACCATTACTGTTGTAGTTACAATTTTATTCATGTTAATTTCTAAAGATATGCGGAAAATTCGCTGTAAAAACTTCCTGTTCTTTGGGAGAAAGATTCTCGAAGTCTTTATTTATTCTTGCAAATATCTTTTTTGCAAGTTCATTTTCCGGGGCATATCTTGCAAGATACTCAACTATTAAAGAACCCGCTTCAGGTTTATTTTTTGAGCTTTTGATTGTTTTAAAACCGTACTCAGCTGCATAAGGAACAGCCTTGCCGTCCGGTTTGTGATTGAAGGCAACAACTGCGTACCACTTTGCTTTGAAATCTTGATTTAACAAGAGGCTCGCCAAATATTTATTTTCAGTCCCCTCGGCTAAGTAAGCGATAGTTAAAACACATGCACCCTGCACATCTAAGTTTTTATAAGCGGCAACTTCTTTTAAATATTGAATTGCCTTCTGCGTTCCTAGCATACGCAGAGCTAAAACAGCCCAATAAATTTCGTATTTATTACGCTTCATTTTAAGGCAATTAATCATAGTCTCTTCGGTGAAAGGCATTTTTTCATTATGAAAATATTCCGAAATTGCACCCGTTTCATCTATTTCGTCTAATGTCCAATTTGGAAAAAGCGTTGTCTTCATTTATTTTTTCCTCCTCTCAATTTTATATGATACGGCTAATGAAATATTGTGCAGCTCACATCTGCTTTGCTTTTCTGTATCAGGCCATTGGATCGGTCCTTGAAAATATTTACATCCTGCACAGCTAAGCCCGATGCTATCCCAGCGCGAAGAATATGAAAATATATCTTTTATTTTTGACATAATTTTTCTATTTCATCTTGCAATTTTTGATCCCATTCAAATTCCATATTGAATGAACCGTCAGCGTTTAAATAAAAAACAGCTTTATTCCATTTAGCTTTTCCGCCTTCTGTCATTATTTTGTACAAATCTTTTATGTCTCTCATATTTTTAAAACTGTCAACTAAGGCTATGTTGCCGGCTGTGCCGTCCGGTTTTTTATATTGCAAAAAGCATTTTACCGCCCCTATATATTCAATCTGCAAAACAGCATTAACCCATTTTTCTTTAATCGAGTCGGAAATCCGTTGTCCAATCCTCTTATAGATTTCATTTATCATACCAAGGCCTCCTTTTTTAATTATATCATAGTATTTGATTTTTGATAAGTTTATTTAAAAATAAATTTTCCCATTAATCAGAGGGGAGTTCTTAATAGAACCTCTCGTAATCTATTAGTTAATTCTTCAGATGCTAGACACTCTATCGGCATTAGATTATCTAAAGCAGGGATTCTTCTTTCAATCCAATTAATGCTATCATTGTAGAATAAATAGTAAGCAACATAAGCTATATCATCATTGTTTTTTAGTTTTCTTTTTAGTTTATCTAAAATAGATTTGTCTGTATTAAACCCGGCAGAGGCAACTTCTTTTTTGGCTATTTCCACGAAATTATCCCAAACATCATCACCGGAGTAGTACTGTTCTAAATTCATGACT
It encodes:
- a CDS encoding SMI1/KNR4 family protein, whose protein sequence is MEQKLIKRLQIFFDRHPSLRGKPADIEQITAAEQELNIKLDEDYKEFIKLFGGAYAGLAIHAFENGESIGKETIIELTRYARKLFNDIKLFPEINTSLVIADDGSGNPIAIEADGSVVLFDLDIEKKRVIACSFEHLIEQNFEEW
- a CDS encoding Imm12 family immunity protein, with amino-acid sequence MEFFLSAAIGGEITAEVDGAKIIHSLIIKMRKSLKEHFEKSFFEGLNKIKISVYIGGDVSSYCEKTGISVSRYSSTKKEYTAEFCIDKNYWNLEPLLPIKNKFILIMENLLINLGELIEKKLKASGCNFDCKLFKEIVLKSLVEV